Below is a window of Nocardioides sp. S-1144 DNA.
GAGCGGGCTGATGGCGAACCGGTAGGCCTTGAGCAGGGCGATCAGCACGTACTTCACGGGCCGACCCGCCCCTCGGCGCCCGAGCGGCGCAGGCAGCGGGTCAGGTCGTCACCCAGCTCGTCGTAGGACGCCGCGGCCGCGGCCGGGAGCGCACGCACCACCAGCACCGAGGACGGCGGCAGGGTGGCCACCCAGGGCCGGCTCAGGTGCCGCAGCCGGCGCTGGACCCGGTTGCGGACCACGGAGTTGCCGACCGCCTTGCTCACCACGAAGCCGACCCGCGCCGGAGCGGGGTCGCCAACGCCGACGGGCCCCGCACCCTCGTCGACCCAGAGGTGGGTGACCAGGCGGGGGCTCGAGGCGCGCCTGCCCCGACGCGACGCGTCGCGGAACGAGGCGGCGTCGGTCAGGCGGTGTGCTGCGGGCAGCACGACGCCGACAGTGATGGGTCGGCCGGGGCGCTGGAGCGTGGCTGCTGAGCGGAGGCT
It encodes the following:
- the rnpA gene encoding ribonuclease P protein component, which encodes MLPAAHRLTDAASFRDASRRGRRASSPRLVTHLWVDEGAGPVGVGDPAPARVGFVVSKAVGNSVVRNRVQRRLRHLSRPWVATLPPSSVLVVRALPAAAAASYDELGDDLTRCLRRSGAEGRVGP